The genomic interval GCCGTAGCCGCCGTAGCCACCAAAGCGACGCATCCGCGGCACATGGCCGTACTGCATGAAGCCGGGACTCATAGGCATGCTGTACACGGGCGAGGTTTGGGTCCAATCGGGAGCGACGGGCGCCACATAGTATGGCATGGGGGAGTTAGTAAGAGAGGAGGCGCCTGACGACGCTACAGAGTTGGCGGAGGGCGATGCTGTTTGGGAGGCGGTGTTGTCGGGGACGTTGGACGATGCAAGATAGGTGTCGGTCATGGGGGGCGAGCCGGGGTAAAAGGGCACGTACTGCGGCATGTAGCCCATGTACTGGGGAGGTGCCCCGGGGTAGGGTTGCGGCGATTGGGGGTAGGCGGCGTACTGGTTGTAGTGCACCCCGGGCACAGCCATGGGGTGATGCATGCCCATCTGCATCTGGTGGTGCATCATGGCCTGGTGCTGGAGCATCATGGCCTGCGGGGGCGACAGCGGCGGCTGTGTGGCCAGCACAAATCCGTCCATGTCGTGGCCCTGGAGCTTGGCTGCCAGCTCGACCGCCACCTGGGCGGTTTTCACCTCGACATTGGCGATTCCGGGCACCACGATGCGCACCATGCACCAGCAGGGGAACACGTCGTTGATGACATCTTTGACGCCTCGCCAGGTGGCGTTTTGGGGGAGCTGTGTTAGAGGGATTGCACGCAGAGGGGGCAGTCGGTGTACTTACATTGTGGAGTGAGAAGGCGTTGGGGGGCAACAGGTCCGCCTCAGAGTGGGGTGGCGAACTGGCCGGAGGAGACTTGCTGGCAGAGGCAGGTGGCGACTGCGACATTGGAAGGGGTCGTGGGGCGATGCTAAGGGAGCAGGAGGTTTCCAGGCGTGGTTTGGTGCGACGCAAGTGTGGCTGTTGCAGTAGTGTTAGCCAACTGAAATGCTGGTGGTAGACGACTATTGACCtgcttttgtgtctctAGTGGCACTAAGGTTTTGTGCAGTGACTAACGTCCTGTTGTGGGTGAGGGAAGGTAGACCAGAGGTCGGGACGACGGCGGGCGCGGGGGACGGCGGAGGaggccacgtgaccggacGGAAGGGGCGGGGGCCTGTGGCTGGAAGTGGGTTTTGATTGGTTTTTGGGGACCGCGGTTGGCGGGTGTTGAGAGTCTCCACGAGAGCTGCTGCTACGGTTTCTGAAAGGGTGTAGACTGTGGTTCAGAGCAGAGTTAAATGGGTGAGCTTGTTCAAACTTGCTGCAAGTTGATAAGGCATGCCGGAACCCGTGGGGGTTAGGGTACCGGCTGGGAGGGGATAAATAATGAAGGGTTTTGGATTTGGGGGAGGCAGATGGTTGTAATTAAAAGGAAGAGGGaagagttggaggagatggagggaTGGAAGGCGGTCGGTTATGCAATTGATTCGGGAGCCGGTTATTGGTTTTATTTTCGGTTGTATTTGCGTTGTATTTTCGGTTGTATTTGCGTTGTATTTTCGGTTGTATTTGCGTTGTATTTTCTGTTGTATTTCGTGTTTTCTTTTCCCCCCATTTTTTCCCgatttttcatttttcccGATTTTTCCCGATTATTTCTATTCTTTTTATTCTTTTTATTCTATTTTCGACATTTACTCTTTTTTCGATTTTAAAATTATTATTCAGATACCCCGACTTGCTCGTATGACCTCTTCTGGTGTCCAACATGATGACAAGCTCTGGCGATCACACCGTCATACTCTGACGTATATCGCGCACAGACGCCTGCATTGGACCCGTTTAGAGCTTGTGGAGTGCGGCAGCAAAGCAGCAAGTGCTAGCCGCCGTTGAGCAAGAGGTTGAGAAAATCGAAAAAATCGGGGAAAATGGAGAAAATTGGAGAAAATTGAGAAAAATCGAAAAAATTGAGAAAATCGAAA from Yarrowia lipolytica chromosome 1F, complete sequence carries:
- a CDS encoding uncharacterized protein (Compare to YALI0F08943g, no similarity); protein product: MSQSPPASASKSPPASSPPHSEADLLPPNAFSLHNLPQNATWRGVKDVINDVFPCWCMVRIVVPGIANVEVKTAQVAVELAAKLQGHDMDGFVLATQPPLSPPQAMMLQHQAMMHHQMQMGMHHPMAVPGVHYNQYAAYPQSPQPYPGAPPQYMGYMPQYVPFYPGSPPMTDTYLASSNVPDNTASQTASPSANSVASSGASSLTNSPMPYYVAPVAPDWTQTSPVYSMPMSPGFMQYGHVPRMRRFGGYGGYGGYNGSYGGGYKPRVMNFSDTPIDKQRLFVGNIPFSTTWYELKAYLGSCGPVSHVEIQTNDVGDSLGFALVTFQDEETASKAIELFDGKMFEGRALKVHYDRVPPRKTYHQHQNNHHNNHSSNNHNHNSGSNHGGAPASGSLGSSPAPAVAANGYNRYKGFKPFVPGDAGSQA